A genomic stretch from Telopea speciosissima isolate NSW1024214 ecotype Mountain lineage chromosome 7, Tspe_v1, whole genome shotgun sequence includes:
- the LOC122668628 gene encoding GDSL esterase/lipase At5g45960-like, whose product MEKGRAIMFYFFLIFTLLVSSFSLLVVSEQEANNHKITVVFAFGDSTLDPGNNDGLTTLMHGDHLPYGHDFQGGIPTGRFTNGKLVTDMIVSSLGIKDSVPAYLDPKITNHDLLTGVSFASAGSRLDDMMADISSVIKMSTQLVHFQECSVHRQRTHMHKFSNQMTNVVVPF is encoded by the coding sequence ATGGAGAAGGGACGTGCCATAATGTTCtacttcttcctcatcttcactCTTCttgtttcctctttctctcttcttgtgGTTTCTGAACAAGAAGCAAATAATCACAAGATtactgttgtgtttgcttttggTGATTCAACTTTAGATCCAGGGAATAACGATGGattgacaactctaatgcaTGGTGATCACCTTCCATACGGTCATGACTTCCAAGGTGGTATCCCTACTGGCCGTTTCACTAATGGAAAGCTCGTTACAGACATGATCGTTTCCAGTCTAGGGATTAAGGATTCAGTCCCAGCCTACCTTGATCCAAAGATCACCAACCATGACTTGCTCACCGGTGTCAGCTTTGCCTCTGCCGGTTCCAGATTGGACGACATGATGGCCGATATAAGTTCTGTTATAAAAATGTCAACTCAGTTGGTCCACTTCCAAGAGTGCAGTGTACACCGTCAGCGCACACACATGCACAAGTTTAGTAATCAAATGACAAATGTCGTTGTTCCTTTTTAA